The Fragaria vesca subsp. vesca linkage group LG2, FraVesHawaii_1.0, whole genome shotgun sequence genome includes a window with the following:
- the LOC101303195 gene encoding uncharacterized protein LOC101303195 — MNLNKSMLQELCQSKGWALPKYSGTQQGPPHQPRFSASVLVHGFAFTTNTPLSSKKEAECSVAGLALDYFHHNPPPKRVKCFSHVPSLPPPSPPGLLCLTYKENETWNETTSTEGKKDTYELELKFAEERKLWQREKHQLQLKNIELENQIDMKRKELEHCRMKLHHMNEKAESDQKKAENLISLAEKRKRENEKLHSEIMELKDRLQAKQAANEDFEAQMKIEALEQTLKEKDQELTDLSEFYNALTFKERSNNDELLDARKELIDGLKDKSKIYIGVKTLGDLDLKAFQVAAKRRYTAVEADERAVELCSQWEGYVGDSKWNPFKVIRDAKGKRTEIIDEDDKKLKDLKSELGDEVYKVVTTSLLELNEHNSSGRYKILELWNFKAGRKATLAEGVAYILKLWNAVKYKKRRRN, encoded by the exons ATGAACTTGAACAAAAGCATGCTCCAGGAGCTGTGCCAATCCAAAGGATGGGCCTTGCCCAAGTACAGCGGCACCCAGCAAGGCCCCCCTCACCAACCTCGCTTCTCCGCCTCTGTCCTCGTCCATGGCTTCGCCTTCACCACCAACACTCCACTCTCCTCTAAGAAAGAAGCCGAGTGCTCTGTTGCTGGGTTAGCCTTGGATTACTTCCATCATAACCCACCACCCAAACGCGTCAAGTGCTTCTCTCACGTACCTTCCCTTCCTCCACCTTCACCACCAG GTTTGCTGTGTCTCACATATAAGGAGAATGAGACATGG AATGAGACAACTAGCACTGAGGGAAAGAAGGATACTTATGAACTGGAGCTAAAGTTCGCAGAAGAGAGAAAG CTTTGGCAGAGAGAAAAGCATCAGCTTCAACTAAAGAACATTGAACTGGAGAATCAGATTGATATGAAAAGGAAAGAGCTGGAGCACTGCCGCATGAAGCTGCATCACATG AATGAGAAAGCAGAATCAGATCAGAAGAAAGCTGAAAATCTGATATCGCTGGCAGAAAAGAGAAAG AGAGAAAATGAGAAACTTCACTCAGAAATCATGGAACTGAAAGACCGCCTCCAAGCCAAACAGGCAGCAAATGAGGATTTTGAAGCACAGATGAAGATTGAAGCACTTGAACAAACCTTAAAGGAGAAGGATCAGGAGCTTACTGATCTGTCAGAATTTTACAATGCACTGACTTTCAAGGAGAGAAGCAATAATGATGAGCTGCTGGATGCCCGTAAAGAGTTAATTGAT GGACTGAAAGATAAGTCAAAAATCTATATTGGCGTGAAGACATTGGGTGACCTTGACTTGAAAGCATTTCAAGTTGCAGCAAAGAGAAGATATACTGCAGTAGAAGCAGATGAGAGGGCTGTGGAGTTGTGTTCTCAGTGGGAGGGGTATGTTGGGGATTCTAAATGGAACCCATTCAAGGTTATTAGGGATGCGAAAGGAAAAAGAACG GAAATTATTGATGAAGATGACAAAAAGTTGAAGGATCTGAAGAGTGAGCTGGGGGATGAAGTGTATAAGGTGGTGACAACTTCCTTACTGGAACTTAATGAACATAACTCAAGTGGGAGGTACAAGATACTAGAGCTCTGGAATTTCAAAGCAGGAAGGAAAGCAACTCTTGCTGAAGGAGTTGCTTACATCTTGAAGCTATGGAATGCGGTTAAGTATAAAAAGAGGCGAAGAAACTAA